A single window of Microbispora hainanensis DNA harbors:
- a CDS encoding sensor histidine kinase — MTTVRVRLTLIYSGLFLLTSVVLLVIVNTLLRQALHARIERLVAPLPGEAPVAPPAPDIEAGVEPLPPLSELARDLIHYQWDVSALAIGVLTLVSVVVGWLIAGRILRPLHRITATAQRLSLSTLHERIALTGPRDELKELADTFDAMLDRLERSVEGQRRFIANASHELRTPLAVQRTAIEVGLPEDVGEIRDTLLVHNHRIEGLIDALLVLSQAEHGLQRRDPVAFHEVVRLVLAETDTGAVTDMGAMTDMGEVTVTARVEPFLVHGDPVLLNRLVTNLVDNAVRYNHPGGSVEVTLAGGVLRVRNTGPEVPAERFGDLFAPFRRLHTTRGQGAGLGLSIVASIAAAHGAAVAARPNPGGGLDVAVTFPAGAV, encoded by the coding sequence GTGACGACGGTCCGGGTAAGGCTGACGCTCATCTACTCGGGGCTCTTCCTGCTCACCTCCGTCGTGCTGCTGGTCATCGTCAACACGCTCCTGCGCCAGGCGCTGCACGCGCGGATCGAACGCCTCGTGGCGCCGCTGCCGGGCGAGGCGCCGGTGGCGCCGCCGGCCCCGGACATCGAAGCCGGGGTGGAGCCGCTCCCGCCCCTGTCCGAGCTGGCCAGGGACCTGATCCACTATCAGTGGGACGTGAGCGCGCTGGCGATCGGGGTCCTGACCCTTGTGTCGGTGGTCGTGGGCTGGCTGATCGCGGGACGGATCCTGCGGCCGCTCCACCGGATCACCGCCACGGCGCAGCGGCTGTCCCTGTCCACCCTGCACGAGCGGATCGCCCTCACCGGGCCGCGTGACGAGCTGAAGGAGCTGGCGGACACCTTCGACGCCATGCTCGACCGGCTGGAGCGCTCGGTCGAGGGGCAGCGGCGGTTCATCGCCAACGCGTCCCACGAACTGCGGACCCCGCTGGCCGTGCAGCGGACGGCGATCGAGGTCGGCCTCCCCGAGGATGTCGGGGAGATCCGCGACACGCTCCTGGTCCACAACCACCGCATCGAGGGCCTCATCGACGCCCTGCTGGTCCTCTCCCAGGCCGAGCACGGCCTGCAGAGGCGGGATCCGGTGGCCTTCCACGAGGTCGTACGGCTCGTCCTGGCCGAGACGGACACGGGCGCGGTGACGGACATGGGCGCGATGACGGACATGGGCGAGGTGACGGTGACGGCGCGCGTCGAGCCGTTCCTCGTCCACGGCGACCCGGTGCTGCTGAACCGGCTCGTCACCAACCTCGTCGACAACGCCGTGCGCTACAACCACCCCGGCGGCTCCGTCGAGGTGACGCTCGCCGGGGGTGTGCTGAGGGTCCGCAACACCGGCCCCGAGGTGCCTGCCGAACGCTTCGGCGACCTCTTCGCGCCTTTCCGCCGCCTGCACACGACGCGAGGGCAGGGCGCGGGGCTCGGGCTGTCGATCGTCGCGTCCATCGCGGCGGCGCACGGGGCCGCCGTCGCGGCGCGCCCGAATCCCGGTGGCGGCCTCGACGTCGCCGTGACGTTCCCGGCGGGCGCCGTATGA